In Zobellia roscoffensis, the following are encoded in one genomic region:
- the rpsT gene encoding 30S ribosomal protein S20: MANHKSALKRIRRNEAVRLRNRYQHKTTRNAIKKLRSEESKKDAEALLPSIVSMIDRLAKRNIIHNNKAANLKSKLAKHVAAL; encoded by the coding sequence ATGGCAAATCACAAGTCAGCATTAAAAAGAATCAGAAGAAACGAAGCAGTACGTCTTCGTAACAGATATCAGCACAAAACTACACGTAACGCTATTAAGAAATTGCGTAGTGAAGAAAGCAAGAAAGATGCAGAAGCTTTATTGCCTAGCATTGTTAGTATGATTGATAGATTGGCTAAGCGTAATATTATTCATAATAATAAAGCAGCCAACTTAAAGAGTAAATTAGCAAAGCACGTAGCTGCATTGTAA
- a CDS encoding T9SS type B sorting domain-containing protein, whose product MSRFAILWFMLFFLWINAVMAQVSSDCSNAIPICNNTPVNGGTTGFGVDDFSGAATTGCLERTLSGAIESNSAWYRFRTGASGQLGFNIGIDTLEDWDFALYQSNDCSNLGEPIRCNFFDNQDENAFVGVGEDPSGNTDNVQYEAWLDVTPGEDYYLLLNNFSNNNSGFSIQFSGHIFVTNPFDALDCSIINNLLGPPIAACENETIILDGTTSGALSYRWFLDSGSGFTEIMGENSPTYEVTTSANYRVEVVRPSETIISDVQVSFSAMPVANPVSDDASCSGLEVYDLSQKDMEVLGSQNSNEFLVSYHTTMADAVGGANALPKEYQTQSGSQTIFVRLTSIRNSRCFDASQQFQLINIETPILDFPQDVFLCEADAGVTIGMESTNPNYSYLWSSGEITSNILVSEEGEYELTVTNSQSGLSCSDSKRVTVLTSRPPQIIDIEIEDLQNNNTVTVLTDVSEEYEYRLDDGAYQTGNKFYQVEPGMHTVTVNNPQGCGDVTEQIVVIGFPKFFTPNGDGSNEYWTITGAEFLDSPVLTIYDRFGKLLAQLDPSNEQWDGVFKGKLLPESDYWFKLTYTSANGETVTAKYVNNHFSLKR is encoded by the coding sequence ATGAGTCGTTTTGCAATCTTATGGTTTATGTTGTTTTTTCTGTGGATAAATGCTGTTATGGCACAAGTTTCCTCGGATTGTAGCAATGCTATTCCAATTTGTAACAATACTCCGGTAAACGGAGGTACTACAGGCTTTGGTGTGGATGACTTTAGTGGGGCGGCAACTACTGGCTGTTTGGAACGAACATTGAGCGGGGCAATTGAGTCCAATTCCGCTTGGTACCGATTTAGAACCGGTGCTTCCGGACAATTAGGTTTTAATATAGGAATAGATACTTTGGAAGATTGGGATTTTGCTCTGTACCAATCAAATGACTGTAGTAACTTAGGGGAGCCGATACGATGTAATTTTTTTGATAATCAGGATGAGAATGCATTTGTTGGGGTGGGGGAAGATCCATCGGGCAATACTGACAATGTTCAATATGAGGCTTGGTTGGATGTAACTCCTGGAGAGGATTATTATTTGCTTCTCAATAATTTTAGTAATAATAATTCTGGATTTTCTATTCAGTTTTCTGGGCATATATTCGTGACCAATCCTTTTGATGCCCTGGATTGTTCTATTATAAATAATCTTCTTGGACCGCCCATAGCCGCTTGTGAGAATGAAACTATTATTTTGGATGGAACAACTTCTGGTGCTTTGTCTTACCGGTGGTTTCTGGACTCGGGAAGTGGATTTACGGAAATAATGGGAGAAAACAGTCCCACATATGAAGTTACTACATCTGCTAATTACAGAGTGGAAGTAGTCAGGCCATCGGAAACTATTATTAGTGATGTTCAGGTTTCTTTTTCTGCTATGCCAGTTGCAAATCCTGTTTCTGATGATGCTTCATGCAGTGGTTTGGAGGTTTATGATCTTTCTCAAAAAGACATGGAAGTTTTAGGAAGTCAAAATTCAAATGAATTTTTGGTCAGCTATCACACCACAATGGCCGATGCAGTTGGTGGGGCTAATGCTCTTCCAAAAGAATATCAAACTCAGTCTGGCTCTCAAACTATTTTTGTTCGCCTTACCTCAATTCGTAATTCTAGATGTTTTGATGCTTCTCAGCAATTTCAGTTAATCAATATAGAAACTCCTATTTTGGATTTTCCTCAAGATGTCTTTTTATGTGAGGCGGATGCTGGTGTCACAATTGGTATGGAAAGTACAAACCCTAACTATTCTTATTTGTGGAGTTCGGGTGAAATTACTTCAAATATATTGGTGTCTGAAGAAGGAGAGTATGAGCTAACGGTTACAAATTCTCAATCAGGCTTAAGTTGTAGCGATTCTAAAAGGGTAACCGTATTAACCTCCAGACCACCGCAAATTATTGATATTGAAATTGAAGACTTGCAAAATAATAATACAGTTACAGTATTAACCGATGTTTCGGAAGAATATGAATACAGATTAGATGATGGGGCATACCAAACAGGTAATAAGTTCTATCAGGTAGAACCAGGTATGCATACCGTTACTGTAAATAATCCACAAGGTTGTGGAGATGTCACTGAACAAATTGTGGTGATAGGTTTTCCAAAGTTTTTTACACCAAACGGAGATGGTTCCAATGAATATTGGACCATTACAGGAGCTGAATTTTTAGATTCTCCCGTGCTCACTATTTACGATCGTTTTGGAAAATTATTAGCTCAATTGGACCCTTCCAATGAGCAATGGGATGGGGTATTTAAAGGAAAGCTTTTACCCGAATCAGATTACTGGTTTAAGTTAACGTATACTTCTGCGAATGGCGAAACTGTAACGGCCAAGTATGTCAATAATCACTTTTCTTTAAAGCGATAG
- the rho gene encoding transcription termination factor Rho yields MFEISDLKAKKLPELQEIAKGLNVPKFKTLKKLDLVYQILDVQAANPKVVAEVTAPKTEEKPKPKPKPRARKPRTEPAPAVKKPEVKTASPEKSPTPEQPQTAPAPTEVKKPRPRPVKREPKNNPQHKNQNTSNGNNKNQRHHKSSNYDKSNFDKDLKNRYKEPEFEFDSIIESEGVLDIMQDGYGFLRSSDYNYLSSPDDIYVSQSQIRLFGLKTGDTVLGNVRPPKEGEKYFPLIKVNKINGIDPQVVRDRVSFEHLTPLFPQERFKLAERQSNISTRIIDLFSPIGKGQRGMIVSQPKTGKTMLLKDIANGIAANHPEVYQIILLIDERPEEVTDMQRNVQGEVIASTFDKEPSEHVRVANIVLEKAKRLVECGHDVVILLDSITRLARAYNTVQPASGKVLSGGVDANALNKPKRFFGAARNIEGGGSLSIIATALTETGSKMDEVIFEEFKGTGNMELQLDRKISNRRIFPAIDLTSSSTRRDDLLLDKETIQRMWIMRKYLADMNPVEAMEFIEQRFKQTKNNEEFLLTMNQ; encoded by the coding sequence ATGTTTGAAATTTCAGATTTAAAAGCAAAAAAACTGCCTGAATTGCAGGAAATTGCCAAAGGCCTTAACGTGCCAAAGTTCAAAACCCTAAAAAAACTGGACCTTGTTTATCAAATCTTAGATGTACAGGCGGCCAACCCCAAAGTTGTAGCAGAAGTAACTGCACCAAAAACAGAGGAAAAACCAAAGCCCAAACCTAAACCAAGAGCTCGTAAACCAAGAACGGAACCGGCACCTGCAGTAAAAAAACCAGAAGTTAAAACTGCTTCTCCAGAAAAATCACCAACACCAGAACAGCCTCAGACTGCACCAGCTCCAACAGAAGTAAAGAAACCACGCCCAAGACCTGTTAAGAGAGAGCCTAAAAACAACCCACAGCACAAAAACCAGAATACCTCCAACGGTAACAACAAAAATCAACGTCACCACAAATCATCTAATTACGATAAGAGTAACTTTGATAAGGACTTAAAAAACCGATATAAAGAACCGGAATTTGAGTTTGACAGTATTATAGAAAGTGAAGGTGTCCTTGACATTATGCAGGATGGTTACGGATTCTTACGCTCTTCTGACTATAATTACCTTTCTTCTCCTGATGATATTTATGTATCACAATCTCAAATCAGATTGTTTGGACTAAAGACCGGTGACACCGTTTTAGGAAATGTAAGACCTCCTAAAGAAGGTGAAAAATATTTTCCTCTAATCAAAGTGAACAAAATAAACGGAATAGACCCTCAAGTAGTGAGAGACCGTGTTTCTTTTGAACATTTGACTCCACTTTTTCCACAAGAAAGGTTCAAATTAGCAGAGAGACAAAGCAATATATCTACCCGAATTATAGATTTATTTTCTCCTATAGGTAAAGGACAAAGGGGTATGATCGTTTCGCAACCCAAAACAGGTAAAACCATGCTGTTGAAGGATATTGCCAATGGTATTGCCGCTAACCACCCAGAAGTTTATCAAATTATACTTTTAATAGATGAACGTCCTGAAGAAGTAACAGATATGCAACGTAATGTTCAAGGCGAAGTTATTGCTTCTACTTTTGACAAAGAGCCTTCTGAACATGTTCGTGTAGCTAATATTGTATTAGAAAAAGCAAAACGACTAGTAGAGTGTGGTCATGATGTTGTAATTCTATTAGACTCCATTACTCGTTTAGCAAGAGCATACAATACGGTACAACCTGCTTCTGGTAAAGTATTGAGTGGTGGTGTAGATGCCAACGCATTAAACAAACCAAAACGTTTCTTTGGAGCCGCTCGTAATATAGAAGGCGGAGGATCACTTTCAATTATAGCAACTGCACTGACAGAAACCGGTTCTAAAATGGACGAGGTTATCTTTGAAGAATTTAAAGGAACAGGTAATATGGAACTTCAACTAGATCGTAAAATATCTAACAGAAGAATATTCCCTGCTATTGACCTTACTTCTTCCAGTACCCGTAGAGACGATTTATTATTGGACAAAGAAACCATACAACGCATGTGGATTATGCGTAAGTATCTTGCTGACATGAATCCGGTAGAAGCCATGGAATTCATTGAGCAACGTTTTAAACAAACTAAGAACAACGAAGAGTTCTTGCTTACTATGAATCAATAA
- the folE gene encoding GTP cyclohydrolase I FolE: MKIDSTLEKQFDDLGDDHVSASEDTPLREDAFVLSDDDKIERIKDNVREILLTLGLDLDDDSLKGTPNRVAKMFVKEIFGGLHPDRKPKSSTFSNKYKYGEMLVEKNITLYSTCEHHLLPIVGRAHIAYISNGTVVGLSKMNRVVDYYAKRPQVQERLNIQIVRELQEVLGTDDVACVIDAKHLCVNSRGIRDIESSTVTAEYGGKFKEEAVRREFLDYIKLETNFQ, from the coding sequence ATGAAAATTGATAGTACTTTGGAAAAGCAATTTGATGATTTAGGAGACGACCACGTTTCTGCATCGGAAGATACACCCTTACGTGAAGACGCATTCGTATTAAGCGATGATGATAAGATTGAAAGAATAAAAGATAACGTAAGAGAGATATTGCTCACTTTAGGTTTAGACCTAGATGACGACAGTCTTAAAGGCACCCCTAATAGAGTTGCCAAAATGTTCGTAAAAGAGATTTTTGGAGGTCTACACCCAGATAGAAAACCTAAATCCTCTACGTTCAGCAATAAATATAAATACGGAGAAATGCTTGTAGAAAAGAACATTACGCTCTACTCTACCTGCGAACACCACCTTTTACCAATTGTTGGTCGTGCACACATTGCCTACATCTCTAACGGAACGGTTGTTGGCCTTTCTAAAATGAACCGTGTAGTAGATTATTACGCAAAACGACCACAGGTACAAGAACGCTTGAACATTCAGATTGTTAGGGAGCTTCAAGAAGTTTTAGGCACGGATGATGTTGCCTGTGTTATAGACGCTAAGCACCTTTGCGTAAATTCAAGGGGCATACGCGACATAGAAAGTAGTACCGTAACAGCAGAATACGGGGGTAAGTTCAAAGAAGAAGCCGTACGCCGTGAGTTTTTAGATTACATTAAATTAGAGACCAACTTCCAATAG
- a CDS encoding T9SS type B sorting domain-containing protein — MRFLLSVICVVFFFCTEIQAQNSADCRTAIPVCADAPIMGYADGSGAIDDFDPEVITETGCLEKGSVSNANIENNTSWFVFRAGTEGQVGFDLEALPVTGSGTPTAEWDFAVYGPDVDCVGISTGAVQPIRCNYEVNNTRFTGLGVNPENGQAGVPSVTQNLNTYDEYLDVLPGEVYYILINNFNTNFDDEREPFMLTFTGSSVRADQNTALDCTLRDEFLGLDITACEGDPDITLSALNSPAGPDISNIAWSVDYDDDGTIDAPLGSGPSATQITVSSPVSGRYHVDITTDAGGHILDDILITYYGTPVLDRVETLNSNLSLNPDMNNIEIFVDGDGDYEYAINEGEFQDDAVFNDVPPGINTLVINDKNGCGTTEPIEFLVVGYPKFFTPNNDGANDTWNIKGIEELTDPIVFVFDRYGKLLAQLGVNSVWDGTLNGNPLPSSTYWFKIEYGEQENNIEVAKTTKTHFALKR; from the coding sequence ATGCGTTTTTTACTATCTGTTATCTGTGTTGTTTTTTTCTTCTGTACAGAAATTCAAGCACAAAATTCAGCTGATTGCCGGACGGCCATTCCTGTATGTGCCGATGCACCTATAATGGGCTATGCTGATGGTAGTGGCGCCATAGATGATTTTGACCCCGAAGTTATTACTGAAACTGGTTGTCTTGAGAAAGGAAGTGTTAGCAATGCTAATATTGAAAACAATACATCTTGGTTTGTGTTCAGGGCTGGTACGGAAGGTCAAGTAGGGTTTGACTTAGAAGCTTTACCAGTTACTGGTTCGGGAACTCCAACAGCGGAATGGGATTTTGCCGTTTATGGTCCTGATGTTGATTGCGTTGGTATTAGTACTGGAGCTGTTCAACCTATACGTTGTAATTACGAAGTGAATAATACCAGATTTACTGGGCTAGGGGTTAACCCTGAAAATGGCCAAGCTGGAGTACCTTCAGTAACTCAGAATTTAAACACTTATGATGAGTATTTAGATGTGCTTCCGGGTGAGGTGTACTATATTTTAATTAATAATTTCAACACTAATTTTGATGATGAACGAGAGCCTTTTATGCTAACGTTTACCGGAAGCTCCGTAAGGGCTGACCAGAATACCGCTCTTGATTGTACGTTACGAGATGAGTTTTTAGGTTTGGATATAACCGCTTGTGAAGGTGATCCGGATATTACTTTGAGTGCATTGAATTCCCCAGCAGGGCCAGATATTTCTAATATTGCTTGGTCTGTTGATTATGATGACGATGGTACAATAGATGCACCATTAGGTTCGGGGCCTTCTGCCACGCAAATTACGGTATCAAGTCCTGTGTCAGGAAGGTATCATGTTGATATTACTACAGATGCGGGAGGTCATATTTTAGATGATATTCTCATAACCTATTATGGAACACCTGTTCTTGACCGTGTGGAAACGTTAAACTCTAATTTGTCCTTAAATCCAGATATGAACAATATAGAAATATTCGTTGACGGTGATGGAGATTACGAATATGCAATAAATGAAGGAGAGTTTCAAGATGATGCGGTTTTTAATGATGTTCCTCCGGGTATAAATACTTTGGTAATTAATGATAAGAATGGTTGCGGAACCACAGAACCTATAGAGTTTCTAGTAGTTGGTTATCCCAAGTTTTTTACTCCAAACAATGATGGCGCTAATGATACTTGGAATATTAAAGGAATAGAAGAGCTAACGGATCCAATCGTGTTTGTTTTTGACCGCTATGGAAAGCTTTTAGCGCAATTGGGAGTTAACTCAGTCTGGGATGGAACGCTGAATGGCAATCCCTTGCCTTCCTCTACATATTGGTTTAAAATCGAGTATGGAGAGCAGGAAAACAATATAGAAGTGGCTAAAACCACAAAAACGCACTTTGCCTTAAAAAGATAA
- the cysS gene encoding cysteine--tRNA ligase: protein MQLYQNQKLKIYNSLSGKKETFKPLNKGHIGMYVCGPTVYSNVHLGNCRTFMSFDMIFRYLKHLGYKVRYVRNITDAGHLVDDAEDGEDKIAKKARLEQLEPMEVVQRYTVDFHTILEQFNFLPPSIEPTATGHIIEQIEIVKSILDKGFAYEINGSVYFDVSKFNNRHEYGQLSGRKLEDMIANTRELAAQDDKKSPQDFALWKKAEPQHIMRWPSPWGDGFPGWHLECTAMSTKYLGETFDIHGGGMDLKFPHHECEIAQAEACYGHSPVNYWMHANMLTMNGKKMAKSTGNNILPGEIFTGENDILSKAFSPSVVRFFMMQAHYTSILDLSNDALLASEKGFGRLMDSLLVLKGLDTGSTSNFKVEAWKQQCYDAMNDDFNTPILIANLFEAVKHINLIKEGKESITATDKELLIQTLNGFIFDILGLEQKGGSTEDAGKLSGVVELLIQLRKEARENKDFATSDKIRDQLAELGIQLKDGKEGTTFSI, encoded by the coding sequence ATGCAATTGTATCAGAACCAGAAGTTAAAGATTTACAATTCCCTTTCCGGTAAAAAAGAAACATTTAAACCTTTAAACAAAGGCCACATTGGCATGTATGTTTGCGGTCCTACGGTGTACAGCAATGTACATTTGGGCAACTGCCGTACGTTTATGTCTTTTGATATGATTTTTAGGTATCTCAAACATTTGGGATACAAAGTACGCTACGTGCGTAACATTACCGATGCGGGCCATTTGGTAGATGATGCGGAAGACGGCGAGGACAAAATTGCGAAAAAAGCAAGACTGGAGCAATTGGAACCTATGGAAGTGGTACAACGCTACACTGTAGATTTCCATACTATTTTAGAACAGTTCAATTTTTTACCTCCAAGTATAGAACCTACTGCTACAGGGCATATTATTGAGCAAATAGAGATTGTAAAAAGCATTCTTGATAAAGGGTTTGCTTATGAGATAAACGGTTCTGTTTATTTTGATGTTTCCAAATTTAACAACCGTCATGAGTACGGTCAATTAAGTGGAAGAAAGTTAGAAGATATGATTGCCAACACTCGTGAACTTGCCGCTCAAGACGATAAAAAAAGTCCACAGGATTTTGCCCTTTGGAAAAAAGCCGAGCCACAGCATATTATGCGCTGGCCCTCACCTTGGGGAGATGGTTTTCCTGGATGGCACCTTGAGTGTACTGCCATGAGCACCAAATATTTGGGCGAAACTTTTGACATTCACGGTGGTGGAATGGACCTTAAGTTTCCACATCATGAATGTGAAATAGCTCAAGCTGAAGCATGCTACGGCCATTCACCAGTTAACTATTGGATGCATGCCAATATGTTGACCATGAACGGCAAAAAAATGGCTAAATCTACTGGGAACAATATACTTCCTGGGGAGATTTTTACCGGTGAGAACGATATTCTTAGTAAGGCCTTTTCTCCGTCCGTAGTTCGCTTTTTCATGATGCAGGCACACTATACCAGTATTCTAGATTTAAGCAATGATGCGTTGTTGGCGTCCGAAAAAGGATTCGGTCGTTTAATGGACTCTCTTTTGGTTTTAAAAGGATTAGATACCGGTTCTACCAGCAATTTTAAAGTTGAAGCATGGAAACAACAGTGCTATGACGCCATGAACGACGATTTTAATACACCTATTTTAATCGCCAATCTTTTTGAAGCCGTCAAACATATCAATCTAATTAAAGAAGGAAAAGAGAGTATTACCGCTACGGATAAAGAACTACTTATACAGACTTTGAACGGGTTTATCTTTGATATTTTAGGGTTGGAACAAAAAGGAGGTTCTACTGAAGATGCAGGTAAACTTTCAGGTGTTGTAGAACTATTGATTCAATTGCGAAAAGAAGCGCGTGAGAACAAGGATTTTGCCACATCAGATAAGATACGTGACCAGTTAGCAGAACTTGGCATTCAGTTGAAAGATGGCAAAGAAGGCACCACCTTTAGCATCTAA
- a CDS encoding OmpP1/FadL family transporter yields the protein MKRYLTFIGLFACVMASAQNINDVLRYSTENLQGSARFQAMGGAFGSLGGDLSALNINPAGSAVFNNGLFSISGTNYHRDTDSDYNGTLRNSTDNNFDINQVGGVFIFKSTDPDSKWKKLSLAVNYDVVQNFDDRVVTSGRSNEGIDNYFLDFADGIELQPLKLRDNERIGDAYLDIGATNGLGFAGQQAFLGFQTGIIEPTVDEDDNTSYFSNVNYQGVDQDFRQNISGYNSKFTVNAATQYGDNFYFGASLNFHTIQYDRLNRYDESLTDTDSQELRTVAFDNLLVTEGTGFSLSLGAIAKLNDVIRLGASYQSPTWYRLTDNFSQGIDSNYPLKEDSFNFFDLNYVNIFDYQIKTPGKITGSVSAVFGKSGLLSVDYGYQDMSNAELRPTSDSGFADENTFISESLGTVSSIRVGGEYRIQRVSLRAGYRYEQSPYESGNIVGDLNGISGGVGYNFGRSRLDLAVNRTEQDVLQYFFDTGINTPALLNNINTNVTIGYTLNF from the coding sequence ATGAAAAGATATTTAACATTCATAGGGCTATTTGCGTGTGTTATGGCAAGTGCCCAAAATATTAATGATGTTCTACGTTACAGTACGGAAAACCTTCAAGGTTCCGCACGTTTTCAAGCCATGGGCGGTGCTTTTGGGTCCCTTGGTGGCGATTTGTCCGCTTTGAACATTAACCCTGCAGGAAGCGCTGTCTTTAATAACGGATTGTTTTCTATTTCCGGAACAAATTATCACAGGGACACAGATTCCGATTATAATGGCACACTACGCAACTCTACAGATAATAATTTTGACATCAATCAAGTTGGTGGTGTTTTTATTTTTAAATCTACCGATCCAGATAGCAAATGGAAAAAATTGTCGTTAGCCGTAAATTATGATGTAGTTCAAAATTTTGATGATCGCGTTGTAACGTCAGGAAGAAGCAATGAAGGTATCGACAATTACTTCCTCGATTTTGCAGATGGAATTGAGTTGCAACCACTAAAACTGAGAGACAATGAAAGAATTGGAGATGCTTATTTAGACATTGGCGCAACAAATGGTCTTGGTTTTGCTGGCCAACAGGCTTTTTTAGGATTTCAAACGGGAATTATTGAGCCTACGGTAGACGAAGATGACAATACTAGTTATTTCTCTAACGTCAACTATCAAGGAGTTGACCAAGATTTTCGTCAAAACATATCAGGTTACAACAGTAAATTTACGGTGAATGCCGCTACACAATATGGAGACAATTTCTATTTTGGGGCATCGTTGAACTTCCACACTATTCAATACGACAGATTAAATAGATATGATGAATCTCTTACAGATACCGATTCACAGGAACTAAGAACCGTGGCTTTTGACAATCTTCTGGTTACAGAAGGTACAGGGTTTTCACTGAGTCTTGGCGCAATTGCCAAGCTTAATGATGTGATTCGTCTAGGCGCCAGTTACCAATCTCCTACCTGGTATAGACTAACAGATAATTTCTCACAAGGAATAGATTCTAACTACCCACTGAAAGAAGATAGTTTTAACTTTTTTGATTTGAATTACGTTAACATCTTTGATTACCAGATTAAAACACCTGGAAAAATAACAGGAAGTGTTTCAGCCGTTTTTGGCAAATCAGGGCTTTTAAGTGTTGATTACGGATACCAAGATATGTCTAATGCGGAGTTAAGACCAACAAGCGACTCAGGTTTTGCTGATGAAAATACTTTTATTTCCGAAAGTTTAGGTACTGTTTCATCTATTAGAGTTGGTGGCGAATACCGTATTCAAAGAGTTAGTCTAAGAGCTGGTTACCGATACGAGCAAAGCCCATACGAAAGTGGAAACATTGTTGGAGACCTTAATGGTATTTCAGGTGGTGTTGGCTACAACTTTGGAAGAAGCAGATTAGATCTAGCAGTAAACCGAACCGAACAAGACGTACTTCAGTACTTCTTTGATACGGGAATAAACACTCCAGCATTGCTTAACAATATAAACACCAATGTGACCATTGGGTACACATTAAATTTCTAG
- the proS gene encoding proline--tRNA ligase, with amino-acid sequence MGKNLTKRSEDYSKWYNELVVKANLAENSAVRGCMVIKPYGFAIWEKMQAALDKMFKETGHENAYFPLFVPKSLFEAEEKNAEGFAKECAVVTHYRLQNDPDKPGKLRVDPNAKLEEELVVRPTSEAIIWNTYKGWIQSYRDLPLLINQWANVVRWEMRTRLFLRTAEFLWQEGHTAHATEAEAIEETERMNGVYAEFAEEHMAMPVIQGVKTESERFAGAVETYCIEALMQDGKALQAGTSHFLGQNFAKAFDVKFATKEGKQEHVWATSWGVSTRLMGALIMTHSDDNGLVLPPKLAPIQVVIVPIYKGLEQLDVISEKVEPLVKELRAKGISVKFDNRDTHKPGFKFNEYELKGVPVRLAIGQRDLENGTYEVARRDTLEKETVPMDDVVAKIEFLLEDIQTNMYQKAHSFREENITEVETYEEFKKVLEEKGGFISAHWDGTNETEEKIKNDTKATIRCIPLDAENKEGKCMVTGKLSSKRVLFAKAY; translated from the coding sequence ATGGGTAAGAATTTGACAAAGCGCAGCGAGGATTATTCCAAATGGTATAACGAACTCGTGGTGAAGGCCAATTTAGCTGAAAACTCGGCGGTAAGAGGTTGTATGGTAATTAAACCATACGGTTTTGCTATATGGGAGAAAATGCAAGCCGCTCTAGATAAGATGTTCAAAGAAACAGGTCATGAGAATGCTTATTTTCCATTATTTGTGCCAAAAAGCTTATTTGAAGCCGAAGAGAAGAATGCAGAGGGCTTTGCAAAAGAGTGTGCGGTAGTTACGCACTACAGACTTCAGAACGATCCAGATAAACCTGGCAAATTAAGAGTAGATCCTAATGCGAAGTTAGAAGAGGAATTGGTTGTACGTCCAACCAGTGAAGCGATTATCTGGAATACCTATAAGGGGTGGATACAATCCTATAGGGATTTGCCTTTGTTGATCAATCAATGGGCAAATGTGGTTCGTTGGGAAATGCGTACGCGTTTGTTTCTTAGAACTGCCGAATTTTTGTGGCAAGAAGGGCACACGGCTCATGCTACTGAAGCAGAGGCAATAGAAGAGACGGAGAGAATGAATGGTGTCTATGCCGAGTTTGCTGAAGAACATATGGCTATGCCAGTTATACAAGGGGTAAAGACCGAAAGTGAGCGTTTTGCCGGAGCGGTAGAAACCTATTGCATAGAGGCTTTAATGCAAGATGGAAAAGCTTTACAAGCAGGTACATCTCACTTTTTAGGGCAGAACTTCGCCAAAGCTTTTGACGTAAAATTTGCAACTAAAGAAGGAAAGCAAGAACATGTTTGGGCTACTTCTTGGGGAGTTTCAACTCGCCTTATGGGTGCATTAATAATGACACATAGTGATGATAATGGCTTGGTTTTACCTCCAAAATTAGCGCCAATACAAGTTGTAATCGTGCCTATTTATAAGGGTTTGGAGCAGTTGGATGTAATTTCAGAGAAGGTTGAACCGTTGGTAAAAGAGTTAAGAGCTAAAGGAATTTCGGTAAAGTTTGATAATAGGGATACGCACAAACCAGGGTTTAAGTTCAATGAGTATGAGTTGAAAGGTGTTCCGGTACGTTTGGCTATTGGGCAACGTGATTTGGAGAACGGTACATATGAAGTTGCGCGTAGAGATACTTTAGAAAAAGAAACTGTGCCAATGGATGATGTAGTTGCTAAAATCGAATTTCTCCTAGAGGATATTCAAACAAACATGTATCAAAAGGCACATTCTTTTAGGGAAGAGAATATCACCGAGGTTGAGACATATGAGGAATTTAAGAAAGTTTTAGAAGAAAAAGGAGGGTTTATTTCTGCTCATTGGGATGGAACTAACGAAACCGAAGAAAAAATAAAAAATGATACCAAGGCAACTATACGATGTATTCCCTTAGATGCTGAAAACAAAGAGGGTAAGTGTATGGTGACCGGAAAATTATCATCAAAAAGAGTGCTTTTTGCAAAAGCTTATTAA